One part of the Phragmites australis chromosome 3, lpPhrAust1.1, whole genome shotgun sequence genome encodes these proteins:
- the LOC133911183 gene encoding auxin-responsive protein SAUR71-like, protein MVWRKKSGGGLSPGRGAGADEEDKVPRGHVPMVAGGKEGEGERVLVPVRLLSDPSIAELLDMAAQRYGYGQPGVLRVPCDAEHFRRVVDGAMHRCGISSA, encoded by the coding sequence ATGGTGTGGAGAAAGAAGAGCGGCGGCGGCCTGTCGCCCGGTCGCGGGGCAGGCGCCGACGAGGAGGATAAGGTTCCGAGAGGGCACGTCCCGATGGTCGCCGGAGGCAAGGAAGGCGAGGGCGAGCGCGTGCTGGTGCCGGTGAGGCTTCTCAGCGACCCCAGCATCGCGGAGCTGCTGGACATGGCAGCGCAGCGGTACGGGTACGGCCAGCCGGGCGTGCTGCGGGTCCCCTGCGACGCGGAACACTTCCGACGGGTCGTCGACGGCGCCATGCACAGATGCGGGATCAGCTCGGCGTGA